A stretch of the Synechocystis sp. PCC 7338 genome encodes the following:
- the cbiM gene encoding cobalt transporter CbiM yields the protein MHIPDGLLPPQMVAGGYAVTGLATWYCLRQINHQGHTLENIPKASLLTAAFFVASSLYIPLPPVSVHLVLNGLLGVILGYFALPAILIGLFFQALMVGHGGLTTLGINGVLMGLPALAAYHIFQLRHGLEKFLPESWSTGICAFLGGSGGLALTVLIFIALTLVSLPTGLDPTAEHRAILVLALGHLPLILLEGIFTAMVVLFLQRVKPELLEG from the coding sequence TGCACATTCCCGATGGTCTATTGCCCCCCCAGATGGTGGCGGGGGGTTATGCAGTAACGGGGTTGGCTACCTGGTATTGTTTACGGCAAATTAACCATCAAGGACATACCCTAGAAAACATTCCCAAAGCTTCGTTACTGACGGCGGCTTTTTTTGTTGCTTCCTCCCTTTATATTCCCCTGCCCCCAGTGAGTGTCCACCTGGTGCTCAATGGTTTATTGGGGGTAATACTGGGCTATTTTGCCCTGCCCGCCATTTTGATTGGCCTCTTTTTTCAAGCTTTAATGGTGGGGCACGGAGGACTGACCACCTTGGGTATTAATGGGGTGTTAATGGGTTTGCCGGCCCTAGCGGCCTATCACATCTTTCAACTGCGCCATGGGCTAGAAAAATTTCTACCAGAGTCCTGGTCCACCGGCATTTGTGCTTTTTTGGGCGGCAGTGGGGGTTTGGCTTTAACTGTGCTAATTTTCATTGCCCTGACTCTGGTTAGTTTACCGACTGGGTTAGACCCCACCGCTGAACACCGGGCTATTTTAGTGTTGGCCTTAGGGCATTTACCCCTAATACTACTGGAGGGGATCTTCACTGCTATGGTGGTTTTATTTTTGCAACGGGTGAAACCAGAATTATTGGAGGGTTAG
- the cbiQ gene encoding cobalt ECF transporter T component CbiQ produces MGLIGLETYVPGRSPMHRWEPRQKLVSLMALMFALAMVQRVWLVIPMVGVTALLYRLSGLPLSFLRQRWSYPGLFILAVVILLPFTSGETVLGQWGWISVRGEGLTTMVLIVGRFFSILTLGFILFGTTPFLTIVRCLRSLGLPPLMADMALLAYRYLYDIGHTLRTMKQAMQLRGLGQRPTKRRSVAHWAMLLGNLLLRSYEQSQRVYQAMILRGYGQTTFLGGTVTTTVEQLSTGWGLTVAVLAIAVGFVVAEVSL; encoded by the coding sequence GTGGGCTTGATTGGGTTGGAAACCTATGTGCCTGGGCGATCGCCAATGCATCGTTGGGAACCCAGGCAAAAACTAGTCAGCCTCATGGCATTGATGTTTGCCTTGGCCATGGTGCAAAGGGTTTGGTTGGTGATTCCCATGGTGGGCGTGACTGCATTGCTCTATCGATTATCCGGTTTACCCTTGAGCTTTCTTCGCCAACGCTGGAGTTATCCTGGCTTGTTCATCTTGGCGGTGGTTATTTTACTGCCCTTTACCAGTGGGGAAACGGTGCTGGGGCAGTGGGGATGGATCAGCGTTCGTGGGGAGGGGTTAACGACCATGGTGCTCATTGTTGGGCGCTTTTTTTCCATTCTTACCCTCGGTTTTATTCTCTTTGGCACCACCCCTTTTTTAACTATAGTCAGATGTTTACGTAGCTTGGGTTTACCTCCTTTGATGGCGGATATGGCCCTGTTGGCCTACCGTTACCTATACGACATTGGCCATACTCTCCGCACCATGAAACAAGCAATGCAACTACGGGGTCTAGGCCAACGGCCGACCAAACGGCGATCGGTAGCTCACTGGGCCATGTTGTTGGGTAATCTTTTGCTCCGTAGTTATGAACAATCCCAACGGGTTTACCAAGCCATGATTCTGCGGGGTTACGGTCAAACAACTTTCCTGGGGGGCACAGTAACGACAACGGTAGAGCAGTTATCCACTGGTTGGGGCTTAACGGTGGCCGTATTGGCGATCGCCGTCGGTTTTGTGGTGGCGGAGGTGAGCCTATGA
- a CDS encoding energy-coupling factor ABC transporter ATP-binding protein, with the protein MTLSNVRSMDQSREEQTIPFLEPNAITVRELCFAYVRQAPVLDNLSLQVAPKERLGIIGHNGCGKTTLFLLLCGLLKPSAGTIELWGFPLQPGKFLPEVGLLFQNPTDQLFATSVWDDIAFGPQNMGLSEEAVAQRVTQAAQLTGVTALLERLPHHLSGGEKQMVAIAGLLAMAPKILFCDEPTASLDIRARRQLIDFLQQFQETLLISSHDLEFVLEVCDRVIVIDQGQIVADGGAEEIMGNQTLMVSHGLESPYSLR; encoded by the coding sequence ATGACTTTAAGCAATGTGCGGAGTATGGACCAGAGCCGGGAGGAGCAAACAATTCCATTTCTAGAACCCAACGCAATCACAGTGCGGGAACTATGCTTTGCCTATGTCCGCCAGGCACCAGTGTTGGACAACCTATCGTTGCAGGTTGCCCCCAAGGAGCGGCTAGGGATCATTGGCCACAATGGTTGCGGCAAGACCACCTTATTTTTACTACTCTGTGGACTGCTCAAACCCAGCGCTGGCACCATCGAGTTATGGGGCTTTCCCCTGCAACCGGGGAAATTTTTACCGGAAGTGGGGTTATTGTTTCAAAATCCCACCGACCAACTATTTGCCACTTCTGTGTGGGACGACATTGCCTTTGGCCCGCAAAATATGGGCCTGTCAGAGGAAGCGGTAGCCCAACGAGTAACCCAGGCCGCCCAGTTAACGGGGGTTACTGCTTTGCTAGAACGATTACCCCATCATCTGTCCGGGGGAGAAAAACAAATGGTGGCGATCGCCGGTTTGTTGGCCATGGCCCCGAAAATTCTCTTCTGTGACGAACCCACGGCTAGCTTGGACATCAGGGCCCGTCGTCAGTTAATTGACTTTTTGCAACAGTTCCAGGAAACGTTACTGATTTCCTCCCATGATCTGGAATTTGTTCTAGAAGTCTGTGATCGGGTGATCGTCATTGATCAAGGGCAGATTGTCGCCGATGGTGGGGCAGAGGAAATTATGGGTAACCAAACCCTGATGGTAAGTCATGGTTTAGAAAGCCCCTATTCCCTCCGTTAA
- a CDS encoding TIGR04168 family protein, with amino-acid sequence MASQPTATITLAVVGDIHDQWELADHQALQAVAVDLVLFVGDFGNESLPVVSLIASLTIPKATVFGNHDAWFTASDWGRKKCPYDRQKEDRVKAQQELLGVADVSYGRRDFQQFGLSVVGGRPFTWGGNEWKNKHFLRERYGMENFTQSQTQIAATALASPHETLIFLAHNGPTGLGNHPESICGRDWNPLGGDFGDPDLAWAIASVREQGKQVPLVTFGHMHHRLRHRQDRLRDRVYVDHQGTVYLNAACVPRIQTEKGSLPPARNFSLVTLVNGTVEKITLVWLRSNGEIVSQETLWTSAH; translated from the coding sequence ATGGCCTCCCAACCTACTGCAACCATTACCCTGGCCGTTGTGGGTGATATCCATGACCAATGGGAATTGGCAGACCACCAAGCCCTCCAGGCCGTCGCTGTAGATTTAGTGCTATTTGTGGGTGATTTTGGCAACGAATCATTGCCGGTGGTCAGCTTAATTGCCTCTTTAACCATCCCCAAGGCCACGGTATTTGGTAACCACGATGCTTGGTTCACCGCCTCCGATTGGGGCCGCAAAAAGTGCCCCTACGATCGCCAAAAGGAAGACCGGGTGAAAGCTCAGCAGGAACTACTGGGGGTGGCGGATGTTAGCTATGGCCGCCGGGATTTTCAGCAATTTGGCCTCTCGGTGGTGGGGGGCAGGCCCTTTACCTGGGGGGGCAATGAATGGAAAAATAAACACTTTTTGCGGGAACGGTATGGCATGGAAAACTTTACCCAGTCCCAAACCCAGATTGCCGCAACGGCCCTGGCTAGCCCCCATGAAACGTTAATTTTTTTGGCCCATAATGGTCCCACCGGCTTAGGCAATCATCCAGAATCCATCTGTGGTCGGGATTGGAACCCCTTGGGGGGCGATTTTGGCGATCCCGATTTGGCTTGGGCGATCGCCTCTGTGCGGGAACAAGGTAAACAAGTACCATTGGTGACCTTCGGCCATATGCACCATCGCCTTAGACATCGCCAGGATCGTCTGCGGGATAGGGTTTATGTAGATCATCAAGGAACGGTATATCTCAATGCGGCCTGTGTGCCCCGCATCCAAACGGAAAAAGGCAGTTTGCCCCCTGCCCGTAATTTTTCCCTGGTGACTTTGGTTAATGGTACCGTGGAAAAAATTACCCTGGTTTGGTTACGGAGTAACGGAGAAATTGTCAGCCAGGAAACCCTTTGGACTAGTGCTCATTAA
- the gyrA gene encoding DNA topoisomerase (ATP-hydrolyzing) subunit A produces MTDSPDRLIATDLRNEMSRSYLEYAMSVIVGRALPDARDGLKPVHRRILYAMYELGLTPDRPFRKCARVVGEVLGKYHPHGDTAVYDALVRMAQEFSMREPLIDGHGNFGSVDNDPAAAMRYTESRLRPLSTNALLRDIEAETVDFIDNFDGSQQEPVVLPARIPQLLVNGSSGIAVGMATNIPPHNLGEVIDAAIAVVQNPDISEQELMQIIPGPDFPTGAQILGRSGIREAYLTGRGSITMRGVASIETMEHPGRPDRDAIIITELPYQTNKASLIERIADLVNDKKIDGIADIRDESDRDGMRIVIELKRDAYARVVLNNLYKQTPIQSNFGANLLALVDGEPQVLTIKKFLTVFLDFRVETITRRTRYELRKAEERDHLLQGLLIALDNLDAVIRLIRAAADTASAKTELVEGFALSEVQADAILQMQLRRLTALEADKITAEHEELQAKIADLQDILARRERVNAIIEEELAQIKAIHATPRRTVIVQEDGELIDTDLIANDQALILLTEQGYIKRMPANTFGTQNRATRGKAAAKIKEDDGVEHFLSCCDHDKVLFFSDRGVVYSLSAYQIPIASRTARGVPIVQMLPIPKDEKITSLVSVSEFDDDTYFIMLTKQGYIKKTALSAFSNIRSNGLIAISLVEGDQLRWVRLAKAEDSIIIGSQKGMAIHFKADQDELRALGRATRGVKSMRLRSGDALISMDILPSQVVANIGVGGDDEADEDLGPDSDAILEESENPGPWLLGVTMKGFGKRVPVGQFRLQHRAGLGVKAIRFKSKDDQLVALHVVNFDDELMIVTNRGIIIRQSVNDISPQSRSATGVRVQRLDADDAIAAVALVPPSGEEELAETAESEES; encoded by the coding sequence ATGACTGACTCGCCCGATCGCCTGATTGCGACTGACCTCAGAAACGAAATGTCGCGCTCATACCTGGAATATGCCATGAGTGTGATTGTCGGGCGGGCGTTACCCGATGCACGGGATGGACTCAAGCCAGTCCATAGACGCATTCTCTATGCCATGTATGAGTTGGGACTCACCCCCGATCGCCCCTTCCGGAAATGTGCCCGGGTGGTGGGGGAAGTGCTGGGAAAATACCACCCCCACGGGGACACAGCGGTGTATGACGCCCTGGTGCGTATGGCACAGGAATTTTCCATGCGGGAACCGTTAATCGACGGCCATGGCAACTTTGGCTCCGTTGACAATGACCCCGCCGCCGCAATGCGGTACACAGAATCTAGACTCAGACCCCTTTCCACCAATGCCCTCCTGCGGGACATCGAAGCGGAAACCGTAGATTTCATTGATAACTTTGACGGTTCCCAACAGGAACCGGTGGTGCTCCCCGCCCGCATTCCCCAACTTTTGGTCAATGGTTCCTCCGGCATTGCCGTGGGCATGGCCACCAATATTCCTCCCCATAACCTCGGGGAAGTCATCGACGCGGCGATTGCCGTGGTGCAAAACCCCGACATCAGCGAACAGGAACTGATGCAAATCATTCCCGGCCCTGACTTTCCCACCGGGGCCCAAATCCTCGGGCGATCGGGCATTCGGGAAGCCTATCTCACCGGGCGGGGCTCCATCACCATGCGGGGGGTGGCCAGCATTGAGACCATGGAACATCCAGGCCGTCCAGACCGGGATGCGATTATCATCACCGAGTTGCCATACCAAACCAATAAAGCATCTTTAATCGAACGCATTGCCGACTTAGTTAACGACAAAAAAATCGATGGCATTGCCGACATCCGGGACGAGAGCGACCGGGACGGCATGAGAATTGTAATCGAACTGAAACGGGATGCCTATGCCCGGGTGGTGCTCAATAATCTTTATAAGCAAACCCCCATCCAGAGCAACTTTGGCGCCAATTTGCTAGCCCTGGTAGATGGAGAACCCCAGGTTTTAACCATCAAAAAATTCCTGACGGTGTTCCTGGATTTCCGTGTGGAAACCATCACCCGCCGCACTCGCTACGAACTGCGTAAAGCAGAGGAAAGGGACCATCTCCTCCAGGGTTTACTAATTGCCTTGGATAATTTAGATGCAGTAATTCGCCTCATCCGGGCCGCCGCCGACACCGCCAGCGCCAAAACTGAATTGGTGGAAGGCTTTGCCTTGTCGGAAGTGCAGGCCGACGCCATTTTGCAAATGCAATTACGACGCTTAACCGCCCTAGAAGCGGATAAGATCACCGCTGAGCACGAAGAATTGCAGGCTAAAATTGCCGACCTCCAGGACATCCTCGCTCGCCGGGAAAGGGTCAACGCCATTATTGAAGAAGAACTGGCCCAAATTAAAGCCATCCACGCCACCCCCCGCCGCACCGTTATTGTCCAAGAAGACGGGGAACTGATCGACACAGATTTAATTGCCAATGACCAAGCTTTAATTTTATTGACGGAACAGGGCTACATCAAACGAATGCCCGCCAACACCTTTGGCACCCAAAACCGGGCCACCAGGGGTAAAGCCGCTGCCAAAATTAAGGAAGACGACGGAGTGGAGCATTTCCTTTCCTGTTGCGACCACGACAAGGTGCTGTTCTTTAGTGATCGGGGGGTAGTTTACAGCCTCAGTGCCTACCAAATTCCCATCGCTTCTCGCACCGCCCGGGGAGTCCCCATTGTGCAAATGTTGCCCATCCCCAAGGATGAAAAAATTACGTCCCTGGTTTCCGTCTCAGAATTTGATGACGATACCTATTTCATCATGCTGACCAAGCAGGGCTACATCAAAAAAACGGCCCTGTCCGCCTTCAGTAACATCCGCTCCAACGGTCTGATCGCCATCTCTTTGGTAGAAGGAGACCAGTTGCGCTGGGTGCGCTTAGCCAAAGCAGAAGATAGCATTATCATTGGCTCTCAAAAGGGCATGGCCATCCACTTCAAAGCGGATCAGGACGAACTGCGGGCCCTGGGTCGGGCCACCAGAGGAGTTAAATCCATGCGCCTCCGCTCGGGGGATGCCCTCATTAGCATGGACATTTTGCCCAGCCAAGTGGTGGCCAACATTGGTGTTGGAGGTGATGATGAAGCGGACGAGGATTTGGGCCCCGATAGCGATGCCATTTTAGAAGAAAGCGAAAATCCTGGCCCTTGGTTACTGGGGGTAACCATGAAGGGGTTTGGCAAACGGGTGCCGGTGGGTCAGTTCCGCTTGCAACACCGGGCTGGTTTGGGAGTGAAGGCCATCCGCTTCAAATCCAAGGATGATCAGCTAGTGGCTCTCCATGTGGTCAACTTCGACGACGAATTGATGATTGTCACCAATCGGGGCATTATTATTCGCCAGTCTGTGAACGATATTTCCCCCCAGTCTCGTAGTGCCACCGGGGTACGGGTACAAAGGTTAGATGCCGACGATGCGATCGCCGCTGTGGCCCTGGTTCCCCCTTCTGGGGAAGAAGAATTAGCGGAAACCGCAGAAAGTGAAGAGAGTTAA
- a CDS encoding DUF29 family protein, with the protein MEELLELKTLLSQENVSDTLVLVEEMTEMSRDDKINKISNYAKILLLHLIKRQAEKLSTRSSDLLIVNSVDEIQKTNQRRKAEGTYLSSEELREALTDAYRIALAEAAAEAFEGRYSSEELAKMVDYNSLNK; encoded by the coding sequence ATGGAAGAATTGTTAGAACTGAAAACGTTATTGTCCCAAGAAAATGTTTCTGACACTCTGGTGTTGGTGGAGGAAATGACGGAAATGAGTAGGGACGATAAGATCAATAAAATTAGTAATTATGCTAAGATACTTCTACTACATTTAATTAAACGACAGGCAGAAAAACTCAGTACCCGCTCGTCGGATTTGTTGATCGTCAACTCAGTGGACGAAATTCAAAAAACTAATCAACGACGTAAAGCAGAGGGGACTTATTTATCCTCAGAAGAGTTGAGGGAAGCTTTAACTGATGCCTATCGAATTGCCCTGGCAGAGGCGGCGGCGGAAGCTTTTGAAGGTCGCTATTCCAGTGAAGAATTGGCTAAGATGGTCGATTATAATAGTCTAAATAAATGA
- a CDS encoding cation:proton antiporter: MDGLFAPIPSNPLMDFTILLLVTLILPPIFERLKLPGLVGLLFAGIVLGKSGLGVLDQDSESIKLFTDIGKIYLMFVAGLEIDMVDFRRTRNRSLLYGFLTFAIPLLTGLAVGQLFGYSLNASVLMGSLFASHTLLGYPIVQRLGIVRNQAVMVTIGATIFTDIAALLVLAICISIHSGSFSPTGLVVQLVAIAGYSALVLVGFDWAGKEYFRRTGDEQSNQFLFVLLAVFLASVGSELINVDKIVGAFLAGLAVNDVLGNGPVKEKVEFLGTTLFIPFFFIGIGLLLDLPAFMVTLTTLFPLVLAIVGGLIISKGVAAILAQLKLGYTWTEGLTMWSLSIPQVAATLAAAVAGYQAINASGDRLVSETVLNTIIVLMLITSIIGPLMTAKFATKIPLPNSLSNLEDDSALPGENGEITLVPPKASTFTVLVPTQNPQTLSYLLEMGALIARHENGVVIPLAIAKAPVHMDDPGLTRRLTRNEILLQQATELATTLKIDAHPALRIDDDVARAISHTAREKNADLIIMGWSQQSLGLRAKLFGSTIDSVFWSAHCPVAVMRLLSDPHSFHRILFPIKNLTPQTLELFQFTQRLAETNGAIVTLLHVCPYNTSPAQVQAFKGEMERFLNQCRATADYPIKVICHDDAAKVLVRVSHTFDLVVLRSFRRRSVGGVALGEVTDKILREITSSFVLFGDPYA; the protein is encoded by the coding sequence ATGGATGGCTTATTCGCACCAATTCCGAGTAATCCTTTAATGGACTTCACCATTTTATTATTGGTGACCCTGATTCTGCCGCCAATTTTTGAGCGTCTCAAGCTACCGGGATTGGTAGGTCTTTTGTTCGCTGGCATTGTATTGGGAAAAAGTGGACTAGGGGTATTGGATCAGGATTCGGAAAGCATCAAGCTTTTCACCGATATTGGCAAAATTTACCTGATGTTTGTGGCGGGGTTGGAAATCGACATGGTGGACTTCCGCCGCACCCGCAACCGTTCTTTGCTCTATGGTTTTCTAACCTTTGCCATTCCTTTGCTCACGGGGTTGGCCGTGGGTCAACTTTTTGGTTACTCCCTCAATGCTTCTGTGTTGATGGGCTCCCTATTTGCGTCTCACACCCTATTGGGCTATCCCATTGTGCAACGGTTGGGCATTGTGCGAAATCAGGCGGTGATGGTCACCATTGGGGCTACCATTTTCACGGATATTGCCGCTTTACTGGTTTTGGCTATCTGTATTTCCATCCACAGTGGTAGTTTTTCCCCGACAGGTTTAGTTGTACAGTTGGTGGCGATCGCCGGTTACAGTGCCTTGGTTTTAGTGGGCTTTGATTGGGCAGGGAAGGAATATTTTCGTCGCACCGGAGATGAGCAGAGTAATCAATTTCTCTTCGTATTGCTGGCAGTGTTCCTTGCTTCTGTGGGGTCGGAATTGATCAATGTGGACAAAATTGTGGGGGCTTTCCTAGCCGGGCTGGCGGTGAATGATGTCTTGGGCAACGGGCCAGTCAAGGAAAAAGTCGAATTTTTGGGTACTACCTTATTCATTCCCTTTTTCTTTATTGGTATTGGGCTATTGTTGGATTTACCGGCTTTTATGGTTACCCTCACCACCCTGTTTCCCCTCGTGCTGGCCATTGTCGGAGGACTGATCATCTCCAAGGGGGTTGCGGCCATCCTGGCCCAACTGAAATTAGGCTATACCTGGACAGAAGGTTTAACCATGTGGTCTCTTTCCATTCCCCAGGTGGCGGCCACATTGGCGGCGGCGGTGGCCGGTTATCAAGCAATTAATGCCTCTGGCGATCGCCTGGTGTCGGAAACGGTATTGAACACCATCATTGTGTTGATGCTAATCACGTCCATCATTGGCCCCTTGATGACTGCCAAATTTGCCACTAAAATTCCGCTCCCCAATAGTCTGTCCAACCTGGAAGATGACTCGGCTTTACCGGGGGAGAATGGCGAGATTACCCTGGTGCCCCCCAAAGCTTCCACCTTTACGGTTTTAGTTCCCACCCAGAATCCCCAAACTCTGAGCTATTTATTGGAAATGGGAGCCTTGATCGCCCGCCATGAGAATGGGGTGGTGATTCCCCTAGCGATCGCCAAGGCACCAGTACATATGGATGATCCGGGTTTGACTAGAAGGCTAACCAGAAACGAAATCTTATTGCAACAGGCGACGGAACTGGCCACCACCCTGAAAATAGATGCCCACCCAGCCCTGCGCATTGATGACGATGTCGCCCGGGCCATTAGCCACACAGCTAGGGAAAAAAATGCCGACTTGATCATCATGGGTTGGAGTCAGCAGTCCCTTGGTTTACGAGCTAAATTGTTTGGCAGCACCATCGATAGTGTTTTCTGGTCAGCCCACTGTCCGGTGGCAGTGATGCGGCTTCTGTCTGACCCCCATTCTTTCCATCGCATTCTTTTCCCGATTAAAAATCTCACCCCCCAAACCTTGGAACTATTCCAGTTCACCCAGCGCTTGGCGGAAACCAATGGAGCCATTGTTACCCTGCTCCACGTTTGTCCCTACAACACTTCACCGGCCCAGGTGCAAGCTTTTAAAGGGGAAATGGAGCGGTTTTTAAACCAATGTCGGGCCACGGCGGACTATCCGATTAAAGTTATTTGCCATGACGATGCCGCTAAAGTACTGGTTCGGGTTTCCCACACCTTTGACCTAGTGGTGCTCCGTTCTTTCCGGCGGCGATCGGTGGGGGGAGTGGCCCTGGGGGAAGTCACCGATAAAATTTTGCGGGAAATTACCAGTTCTTTCGTCTTATTTGGCGATCCCTACGCTTAG
- a CDS encoding histidine phosphatase family protein → MTLNLYFLRHGETTSSQTGTFCGRLDIDLTSHGYQMAHQFAEAYKDVTWTAIFASPLHRTMATATPLSELINVPIQKRDGLKEIAYGEWEGKTPAEVNQQFHDDYVRWLADPGWNAPSGGEKGIDIARRSSEVLEEIEQTFSNGNVLVVSHKSTIRIMLCSLLGIDIGRFRDRIGMPVAAVSIITMSEHGPLIEVMGDRSHLNQDLRDRYGT, encoded by the coding sequence ATGACCCTTAATCTCTATTTTCTCCGCCACGGCGAAACCACCTCTAGCCAAACGGGAACTTTTTGTGGCCGTCTGGATATTGACCTCACTAGCCACGGCTATCAGATGGCCCACCAATTTGCTGAGGCTTACAAGGATGTGACTTGGACGGCTATTTTTGCCAGCCCCCTGCACCGCACCATGGCCACCGCCACCCCCCTGAGTGAGCTGATCAATGTACCCATCCAAAAACGGGACGGTCTCAAGGAAATTGCCTACGGGGAATGGGAGGGGAAAACCCCAGCGGAAGTGAATCAACAATTCCACGATGATTATGTGCGCTGGTTAGCTGATCCGGGTTGGAATGCTCCTTCTGGGGGAGAAAAGGGCATTGATATCGCCCGTCGTAGCTCTGAGGTGCTGGAGGAAATTGAACAAACTTTCAGCAACGGTAATGTGTTGGTGGTATCCCATAAGTCCACTATCCGCATTATGCTCTGTAGTCTGTTGGGCATTGACATTGGTCGTTTTCGAGACCGCATTGGTATGCCGGTGGCGGCGGTGAGTATTATCACCATGTCTGAACATGGCCCCCTGATCGAAGTGATGGGCGATCGTTCCCACCTCAACCAAGACCTGCGCGATCGTTACGGCACTTAA
- a CDS encoding response regulator transcription factor has protein sequence MSHRVLVVEEEEKLARFMELELKYEGYDVSVARDGLKGFNQAQEFPPDLIIVDAALAGMSGLELCRRLRQMGSRIPVILITAKDDVEERVMGLDAGADDYIVKPFNSDEFFARIRVQLRRTHTTSDEVLQFADLRFNRSTREIQRGDRLIDLTAKEFELLDYLLSHARQVLTREQILERVWGYDFMGDSNIIEVYIRYLRLKLEAAGEPRLIQTVRGVGYVLRD, from the coding sequence ATGAGTCACCGTGTTCTAGTTGTGGAAGAGGAAGAAAAGTTAGCCCGATTTATGGAGTTGGAGCTCAAATATGAAGGCTACGATGTCAGTGTAGCTAGGGATGGCCTAAAGGGCTTTAACCAGGCCCAGGAATTTCCCCCCGATTTAATCATTGTGGACGCAGCCCTGGCGGGTATGTCCGGTTTAGAGCTATGCCGACGGCTAAGGCAGATGGGCAGTCGCATTCCCGTTATCCTGATTACCGCCAAGGATGACGTAGAAGAAAGGGTGATGGGGCTTGATGCTGGTGCCGATGACTACATCGTCAAACCCTTTAACTCCGATGAATTTTTTGCCCGCATCCGGGTGCAATTGCGTCGCACCCACACCACCAGCGATGAAGTGTTGCAATTCGCCGATCTACGCTTTAACCGTAGCACCAGGGAAATTCAACGGGGCGATCGCCTGATTGATCTCACCGCCAAGGAGTTTGAACTTTTGGACTATCTCCTCTCCCATGCCCGCCAGGTGTTGACCAGGGAACAAATTTTGGAACGGGTCTGGGGCTACGATTTTATGGGAGATTCCAACATCATTGAAGTCTATATTCGTTACCTACGGTTGAAGTTGGAAGCGGCGGGGGAGCCCCGTTTGATCCAGACAGTGCGGGGGGTGGGCTATGTGCTGAGGGATTAG
- a CDS encoding DUF1361 domain-containing protein, with translation MELIISWLRVSWQVLAINGDRIAWNTFLAVIPLMLSVWLFRCPDPQCQRWPRSPLWWVIFAVFIAFLPNAPYILTDIIHYFRLVRQGIPTSIMIFTATPQFLLFLNVGWQCYVMSLLNAGYYLQQRQWSAWILPMELTAHLLSAIGIYLGRFLRLNSWHVVTDPKDVGHNLAQSLSHQRPLLAISVTVVILTVFYWLTKQVNLGLVLRWQQVRRGAP, from the coding sequence ATGGAACTAATCATTTCCTGGCTACGGGTGTCTTGGCAGGTGTTGGCCATCAATGGCGATCGCATTGCCTGGAACACTTTTTTGGCTGTTATTCCCCTGATGCTCAGTGTTTGGTTATTCCGTTGCCCCGATCCCCAGTGCCAACGATGGCCCCGATCGCCGCTATGGTGGGTGATTTTTGCGGTATTTATCGCCTTTTTGCCCAATGCTCCCTACATTCTGACAGACATTATCCATTACTTCAGATTAGTACGACAGGGCATACCGACTAGCATCATGATTTTTACCGCTACGCCCCAATTTCTTCTCTTTTTAAATGTGGGTTGGCAATGCTACGTCATGTCCCTGCTCAATGCCGGTTATTACCTCCAGCAACGGCAATGGTCAGCCTGGATTTTACCCATGGAGTTAACGGCCCATCTGTTATCGGCGATCGGTATTTATCTAGGGCGATTTTTACGCTTAAACAGTTGGCATGTGGTCACCGATCCCAAGGATGTGGGTCATAATTTAGCCCAAAGCCTTTCCCATCAACGTCCCCTATTGGCCATTAGCGTCACCGTGGTGATTTTGACTGTTTTTTATTGGTTGACTAAACAGGTTAACCTCGGGTTAGTACTGCGATGGCAACAGGTTCGTCGTGGTGCCCCATAG